TGTCGGCGCGGCCATCCGTACGGGTGAGGTGGAGGCGGACCCCGTCGCCGTGCGGGGCCGCGCTCCGGACCCGGTGGCTCAGCAGCGCGGGCACCTGCGACTCGAAGCGTTCCCGCAGCCACCAGGCGCCGGCCGGTCCCGGCACGGTCCCGGCGAGCCGCAGCCGGGTCGCCGGGGGCAGCCGGCGCACCGCCCAGGGCGCCTGCGACCAGGCCCAGTCCGTCCATCCGGTGCCGGGTCCGGAGCGCGGCGCGCGCAGCCGGCCGCGGCCGGACGGACGCGCCGGGGCGGCCCAGTGCAGCCGGCCGGTCCGGGCCACCACGCAGGGCCTGGCGCCGTGTTCGGCCAGCAGCGTCGCGGTCTCCAGCGCGGACTGGCCGGCACCGATCACCGCGACGTCCCGGCCGGCGAAGCGGCTCAGGTCGTGGTGGTCGCTGCTGTGCGAGGCGAGTTCCGGGGGCAGTTCGAGCAGCGGCCAGGGGCGGTGCGCGAACGGCACCGCCCCGACCGCGAGCGCGACGGTGCGGGTCGCGATCCGCTCGCCGGTGTCCACCTGGACCTGGAAGCCGTCGCCGTCCGGGCGGACGGCGGTGACGGTGACCTCCTCGGCCTGCGGCACCGCCCGCTCACCGAACCAGCTGCCGTACGCGGTGAAGGTGTCCAGGGGCAGCGGGACACCGTCCCCGGTGGGCAGTTCGCGGGTGGCGCAGTACTCGGCGAGGGTGTGCCGGCCGCCCGGGGCGGAGAGGCTGGAGGTCCGGGGGCCGGACGTCAGGAGCATGCCGGCGGGCATGTGGTCGTGCCACGAGGCCATCGGGCGGCCCAGGACCCGCAGCCGCAGTCCGGCCGCGGCCGCGTGCGCGGCGATCGAGAGTCCGTAGGGGCCGGCGCCCACCACCACGAGGTCGTACATGGGATTGTCCTGCGCTTTCTGATCGTGCGGTGCGGTGTGGTGCGTGCGGGGGCTGCGGTGCGTGCGGAGCGGTCCCGGGGCGGGGCCGTCACCGCACGGCGCCCTCCGCCGCCGGTACGGCCCCCGAGGCGACCGCGCCGTGCGCCGGGGCGGGGATCACCCCCGGCCGCCCGGCCCCGCGGTCCGTCTCCCAGCGGCCCCGCCGCCGTACGAGCAGCAGCAGTCCGCCCAGCAGCCCGCCCGCGCAGCCGCCCGTCCCGGTGGACAGCGGGACGGACGGCGACACCGGGTCGGCCGGGCCCGCGGTCGGGGCGAGGGCCAGCAGGTGGGCGCCGGTGCGGGTGGCGGTCCGGTTGCCGGTGCGGGTCAGCGCGCGGGCGACCGCGTCGGCGAGCGCGGCCGAGGCGTGCGGGCTCCGCGCGGTGCCGGTGATCTCGATGACCGGGGCGTCCGGCTCGGTCGTCGTGCGGATCCCGCGCAGCGCGCCGAGCGGCAGCCCGGAGGCCCGGTGCGCCTCGGCGAGCACCGCCCCGCCGGTCGCCATCCGCCCGTACGCCTGCGCGAAGCCGAGGGCGCCGGCCGGGTCGGAGTCCTTCGCGGGCGTCACGACGACATAGCCGGTCGAGGTGTACGACGGCGGGGCGAGCAGCCCGTACGACGCGCCGCCGGCCGCGCCGAGCAGCGCGCACAGCGGCAGCGGCCACCAGCGGGGCAGCCGAAGTGAACGGGTGCGTGCCGCCTGCTTCTTGAGGTTCTGGAACATGGCGCCGCCTACCGGTTGGAGAGCTGGGAGGGGGCGGGCGACCGGGCCGGGTCCGGCAGCGCGACGACGCCGGACGGGTGGGCCTGGACGACCGGGGCGGGGACCGGCGCGGGCCGGCGCCGGCGAGCCGGGGCGGCGGCCAGCGCCTGCTCGTACACGCCCGTCAGCGCCTCGGCGCTGCGGGCGATGTCGTAGCGCCGCACGACCGGCGGCACCGCCAGCCGCCCCGGGCCCTCGCGCCGCAACTCCCGCAGGGAAGTGGCCAGTTCGTGGACGCCGAGGCTGAAGCGCCGGGCGCCGGGCGCCTGTTCCTGCGGCAGTTCGTCGACCGCCGGGCAGCTGCCGTAGAGCACGTGCAGGCCGGACGCCAGTGCCTCCAGGACGGCCAGCCCGAACGCCTCCTCCGGGGACGGCGAGACGAAGACGTCGATGGCCGAGAGCAGGCCGGGGATGTCGGCCCCGTCGCCCGCGGGCCCGGCCCGGCCGCCGTGCCCGGTGTCGACCGCGCCGTCGCGGACCCCCAGGAGGTGGATGCGGTCGCCCGAGCCGAACTGCTCCGCCAGCCGCCGCAGCGTCTCCCGTTCGGGCCCCTCGCCGGCCAGCAGCAGGTGCACGCCGGGGAGCTGGGTGACCGCGCGGACGAGGACGTCGAACCGTT
The sequence above is a segment of the Streptomyces lydicus genome. Coding sequences within it:
- a CDS encoding glycosyltransferase codes for the protein MKVLHVITGLDMGGAEQQLRLLLRRLPAQCEVVTLTGPGQVAEGIEADGTPVTHLGMSGNHDLTALPRLTRLIRAGRPDLVHTHLYRACVYGRVAARLAGVRTVVATEHSLGDAVIEGRRLTRGVRALYRATERLGAATVAVSDTVAARLRRWGVPEERIHVVPNGIEAHRFAFDPAARALVRARLGLPVDAFVVGGAGRLVPGKRFDVLVRAVTQLPGVHLLLAGEGPERETLRRLAEQFGSGDRIHLLGVRDGAVDTGHGGRAGPAGDGADIPGLLSAIDVFVSPSPEEAFGLAVLEALASGLHVLYGSCPAVDELPQEQAPGARRFSLGVHELATSLRELRREGPGRLAVPPVVRRYDIARSAEALTGVYEQALAAAPARRRRPAPVPAPVVQAHPSGVVALPDPARSPAPSQLSNR
- a CDS encoding NAD(P)-binding domain-containing protein; protein product: MYDLVVVGAGPYGLSIAAHAAAAGLRLRVLGRPMASWHDHMPAGMLLTSGPRTSSLSAPGGRHTLAEYCATRELPTGDGVPLPLDTFTAYGSWFGERAVPQAEEVTVTAVRPDGDGFQVQVDTGERIATRTVALAVGAVPFAHRPWPLLELPPELASHSSDHHDLSRFAGRDVAVIGAGQSALETATLLAEHGARPCVVARTGRLHWAAPARPSGRGRLRAPRSGPGTGWTDWAWSQAPWAVRRLPPATRLRLAGTVPGPAGAWWLRERFESQVPALLSHRVRSAAPHGDGVRLHLTRTDGRADTLGVHHVVAATGFTPDVGRLRLLHPRVRTTLRTVGGSRAPELNPCFESSWPGLFFAGLLAAPSFGPSMRFVHGTAFTAARLLRGVQRRLGDRRGAPTIPRPARNGTPAAVSGPVPDTAPEETSADEPAR